The Equus caballus isolate H_3958 breed thoroughbred chromosome 13, TB-T2T, whole genome shotgun sequence genome includes a window with the following:
- the TMEM186 gene encoding transmembrane protein 186 isoform X2, with protein sequence MPGPAARGGPLSRLWCCPGQDPRRWLGSRPPTSQEKPPGTETEKFQMVYRFDAIRAFGYLSQLKVAQTALTVVALPPGFYWYSQGLMTLDSLCLVGGIAGFALAMLCWMSHFFRRLVGILYVNESGTVLRVAHLTFWGWRQDTYCPVADVVPITETQDRPQELFVRIQQYSGKHTFYLTLRYGRVLDRERFMRVFGTLDALK encoded by the coding sequence ATGCCAGGGCCGGCCGCCCGGGGAGGGCCTCTCTCCCGGCTGTGGTGCTGCCCTGGGCAGGATCCTAGGAGATGGCTGGGGAGCAGGCCACCCACCTCCCAGGAGAAACCGCCaggcacagagacagagaaattcCAGATGGTCTACCGATTTGATGCCATCAGAGCCTTCGGCTACTTGTCGCAGCTGAAGGTGGCGCAGACGGCCCTGACAGTGGTGGCCCTGCCGCCCGGCTTCTACTGGTACTCGCAGGGCCTCATGACCCTCGACTCCCTGTGCCTCGTGGGCGGGATCGCTGGCTTCGCcctggccatgctgtgctggatGAGCCACTTCTTCCGGAGGCTGGTGGGCATCCTGTACGTGAACGAGTCGGGCACCGTGCTGCGGGTGGCCCACCTGACCTTCTGGGGCTGGCGACAGGACACCTACTGCCCTGTGGCCGACGTGGTCCCCATAACGGAAACCCAGGACCGGCCCCAGGAGCTGTTCGTGCGTATCCAGCAGTACAGCGGGAAACACACCTTCTACCTCACCCTGCGCTACGGCCGCGTGCTCGACAGGGAGCGCTTCATGCGGGTGTTTGGGACATTGGATGCACTCAAGTGA
- the PMM2 gene encoding phosphomannomutase 2 isoform X3, with amino-acid sequence MRADAPPSGVPCGRGLNPEVPGRVPGANESCQVCEKARDMAAPGPALCLFDVDGTLTPPRQKITKEMDDFLQKLRQKIKIGVVGGSDFEKVQEQLGNDVVEKYDYVFPENGLVAYKDGKLVCKQSIQGHLGEALIQDLINYCLSYISKIKLPKKRGTFIEFRNGMLNVSPIGRSCSQEERIEFHELDKKENIRQKFVADLQKEFAGKGLTFSIGGQISFDVFPEGWDKRYCLQHVEKDGYKTIYFFGDKTMPGGNDHEIFTDPRTVGYTVTAPEDTRRICEELF; translated from the exons ATGAGAGCGGATGCTCCTCCTTCCGGCGTGCCTTGCGGACGGGGGCTGAACCCGGAAGTTCCGGGTCGAGTTCCGGGTGCCAACGAGTCGTGCCAGGTGTGCGAGAAAGCCAGGGACATGGCGGCGCCCGGCCCAGCGCTGTGCCTTTTCGACGTGGACGGGACCCTAACGCCCCCGCGGCAG AAAATTACCAAAGAAATGGATGACTTTCTACAGAAATTGAGGCAGAAGATCAAAATCGGAGTAGTAGGCGGGTCAGACTTCGAGAAAGTGCAGGAACAACTGGGAAATGATG TGGTTGAAAAATACGATTATGTGTTTCCAGAAAATGGCTTGGTAGCGTACAAGGACGGGAAACTCGTGTGTAAACAG AGTATTCAAGGTCACCTGGGTGAGGCCCTCATCCAAGATTTAATCAACTACTGTCTGAGCTACATTTCGAAAATTAAACTCCCAAAGAAGAG GGGCACTTTCATTGAATTCCGAAACGGGATGTTAAATGTGTCCCCTATTGGGAGAAGCTGCAGCCAGGAAGAACGCATTGAGTTCCATGAACTGGATAAA aaagaaaatataagacaaaaattTGTAGCGGATCTGCAGAAAGAGTTCGCAGGAAAAGGCCTCACGTTTTCCATAG GAGGCCAGATCAGCTTCGATGTCTTTCCTGAGGGATGGGACAAGAGGTATTGCCTGCAACATGTGGAGAAGGACGGCTATAAGACCATTTATTTCTTTGGAGACAAAACTATGCCA GGTGGGAATGACCATGAGATCTTCACAGACCCGAGGACTGTGGGCTACACGGTGACAGCGCCCGAGGACACGCGCAGGATCTGTGAGGAGCTCTTCTGA
- the CARHSP1 gene encoding calcium-regulated heat-stable protein 1 isoform X2: MSSEPPPPAQPPTHQASVGLLDTQQARDRSPSPLRGHVVPSPLPTRRTRTFSATVRASQGPVYKGVCKCFCRSKGHGFITPADGGPDIFLHISDVEGEYVPVEGDEVTYKMCSIPPKNEKLQAVEVVITHLAPGTKHETWSGHVVSS; the protein is encoded by the exons ATGTCATCCGAGCCGCCTCCACCAGCACAGCCCCCCACCCACCAGGCTTCGGTCGGGCTGCTGGACACCCAACAGGCCCGAGATCGCTCCCCGTCCCCTCTTCGGGGCCATGTGGTCCCCAGTCCGCTGCCCACTCGCCGGACGAGGACCTTCTCCGC GACGGTGCGGGCTTCACAGGGCCCTGTCTACAAAGGAGTCTGTAAATGCTTCTGTCGATCCAAGGGCCACGGCTTCATCACCCCTGCTGACGGCGGCCCGGACATCTTCCTGCACATCTCAGA CGTGGAAGGCGAGTACGTGCCGGTGGAAGGCGACGAGGTCACCTATAAGATGTGCTCCATCCCGCCCAAGAACGAGAAGCTGCAGGCCGTGGAGGTGGTCATCACCCACCTGGCGCCGGGCACCAAGCACGAGACCTGGTCGGGCCACGTCGTCAGCTCCTAG
- the PMM2 gene encoding phosphomannomutase 2 isoform X2: MRADAPPSGVPCGRGLNPEVPGRVPGANESCQVCEKARDMAAPGPALCLFDVDGTLTPPRQKITKEMDDFLQKLRQKIKIGVVGGSDFEKVQEQLGNDVVEKYDYVFPENGLVAYKDGKLVCKQSIQGHLGEALIQDLINYCLSYISKIKLPKKRGTFIEFRNGMLNVSPIGRSCSQEERIEFHELDKKENIRQKFVADLQKEFAGKGLTFSIGGQISFDVFPEGWDKRYCLQHVEKDGYKTIYFFGDKTMPGVDKPPSPPWTPDASLEARIKPFQFVF; encoded by the exons ATGAGAGCGGATGCTCCTCCTTCCGGCGTGCCTTGCGGACGGGGGCTGAACCCGGAAGTTCCGGGTCGAGTTCCGGGTGCCAACGAGTCGTGCCAGGTGTGCGAGAAAGCCAGGGACATGGCGGCGCCCGGCCCAGCGCTGTGCCTTTTCGACGTGGACGGGACCCTAACGCCCCCGCGGCAG AAAATTACCAAAGAAATGGATGACTTTCTACAGAAATTGAGGCAGAAGATCAAAATCGGAGTAGTAGGCGGGTCAGACTTCGAGAAAGTGCAGGAACAACTGGGAAATGATG TGGTTGAAAAATACGATTATGTGTTTCCAGAAAATGGCTTGGTAGCGTACAAGGACGGGAAACTCGTGTGTAAACAG AGTATTCAAGGTCACCTGGGTGAGGCCCTCATCCAAGATTTAATCAACTACTGTCTGAGCTACATTTCGAAAATTAAACTCCCAAAGAAGAG GGGCACTTTCATTGAATTCCGAAACGGGATGTTAAATGTGTCCCCTATTGGGAGAAGCTGCAGCCAGGAAGAACGCATTGAGTTCCATGAACTGGATAAA aaagaaaatataagacaaaaattTGTAGCGGATCTGCAGAAAGAGTTCGCAGGAAAAGGCCTCACGTTTTCCATAG GAGGCCAGATCAGCTTCGATGTCTTTCCTGAGGGATGGGACAAGAGGTATTGCCTGCAACATGTGGAGAAGGACGGCTATAAGACCATTTATTTCTTTGGAGACAAAACTATGCCA GGTGTGGATAAGCCACCCTCCCCTCCGTGGACACCTGATGCCTCACTGGAGGCGAGAATCAAGCCTTTTCAGTTCGTCTTTTGA
- the PMM2 gene encoding phosphomannomutase 2 isoform X1 translates to MRADAPPSGVPCGRGLNPEVPGRVPGANESCQVCEKARDMAAPGPALCLFDVDGTLTPPRQKITKEMDDFLQKLRQKIKIGVVGGSDFEKVQEQLGNDVVEKYDYVFPENGLVAYKDGKLVCKQSIQGHLGEALIQDLINYCLSYISKIKLPKKRGTFIEFRNGMLNVSPIGRSCSQEERIEFHELDKKENIRQKFVADLQKEFAGKGLTFSIGGQISFDVFPEGWDKRYCLQHVEKDGYKTIYFFGDKTMPENIGNFMRRPRTFLQCLGSWDVPPRAVGLGLPHRLGAHRLGTSQQHGRVLPGTGPYRSLAPGPRRHTVRNTENWEAEVGAGAGPAAASWGPHLDAIASVASPRGAAGGVPHCPILQEGSCGSTPPAGGGTRVSTRPPPQAPATWGSLNLDESE, encoded by the exons ATGAGAGCGGATGCTCCTCCTTCCGGCGTGCCTTGCGGACGGGGGCTGAACCCGGAAGTTCCGGGTCGAGTTCCGGGTGCCAACGAGTCGTGCCAGGTGTGCGAGAAAGCCAGGGACATGGCGGCGCCCGGCCCAGCGCTGTGCCTTTTCGACGTGGACGGGACCCTAACGCCCCCGCGGCAG AAAATTACCAAAGAAATGGATGACTTTCTACAGAAATTGAGGCAGAAGATCAAAATCGGAGTAGTAGGCGGGTCAGACTTCGAGAAAGTGCAGGAACAACTGGGAAATGATG TGGTTGAAAAATACGATTATGTGTTTCCAGAAAATGGCTTGGTAGCGTACAAGGACGGGAAACTCGTGTGTAAACAG AGTATTCAAGGTCACCTGGGTGAGGCCCTCATCCAAGATTTAATCAACTACTGTCTGAGCTACATTTCGAAAATTAAACTCCCAAAGAAGAG GGGCACTTTCATTGAATTCCGAAACGGGATGTTAAATGTGTCCCCTATTGGGAGAAGCTGCAGCCAGGAAGAACGCATTGAGTTCCATGAACTGGATAAA aaagaaaatataagacaaaaattTGTAGCGGATCTGCAGAAAGAGTTCGCAGGAAAAGGCCTCACGTTTTCCATAG GAGGCCAGATCAGCTTCGATGTCTTTCCTGAGGGATGGGACAAGAGGTATTGCCTGCAACATGTGGAGAAGGACGGCTATAAGACCATTTATTTCTTTGGAGACAAAACTATGCCA gaaaatatAGGAAATTTCATGAGAAGACCCAGGACTTTCCTGCAGTGCTTGGGATCTTGGGACGTTCCCCCGAGagcagtggggctggggctgcctcaCAGGCTGGGGGCCCACCGTCTTGGGACCTCCCAGCAGCACGGCCGGGTCCTCCCAGGCACAGGCCCTTACAGAAGCCTTGCCCCCGGCCCCAGGAGACACACCGTGCGAAACACTGAAAACTGGGAAGCCGAAGTAGGTGCTGGTGCTGGCCCGGCAGCTGCTTCCTGGGGGCCTCACCTGGATGCCATCGCCTCAGTGGCCAGTCCCCGCGGCGCTGCGGGCGGGGTCCCCCATTGCCCCATCTTACAGGAGGGAAGTTGCGGCAGCACACCCCCAGCTGGTGGTGGAACCAGGGTCTCAACCAGGCCCCCGCCTCAGGCACCAGCCACGTGGGGCAGTTTAAATCTAGATGAATCAGAATGA
- the TMEM186 gene encoding transmembrane protein 186 isoform X1 has product MAALLRAVPRMPGPAARGGPLSRLWCCPGQDPRRWLGSRPPTSQEKPPGTETEKFQMVYRFDAIRAFGYLSQLKVAQTALTVVALPPGFYWYSQGLMTLDSLCLVGGIAGFALAMLCWMSHFFRRLVGILYVNESGTVLRVAHLTFWGWRQDTYCPVADVVPITETQDRPQELFVRIQQYSGKHTFYLTLRYGRVLDRERFMRVFGTLDALK; this is encoded by the exons ATG gCTGCCCTTCTCCGAGCTGTGCCGCGGATGCCAGGGCCGGCCGCCCGGGGAGGGCCTCTCTCCCGGCTGTGGTGCTGCCCTGGGCAGGATCCTAGGAGATGGCTGGGGAGCAGGCCACCCACCTCCCAGGAGAAACCGCCaggcacagagacagagaaattcCAGATGGTCTACCGATTTGATGCCATCAGAGCCTTCGGCTACTTGTCGCAGCTGAAGGTGGCGCAGACGGCCCTGACAGTGGTGGCCCTGCCGCCCGGCTTCTACTGGTACTCGCAGGGCCTCATGACCCTCGACTCCCTGTGCCTCGTGGGCGGGATCGCTGGCTTCGCcctggccatgctgtgctggatGAGCCACTTCTTCCGGAGGCTGGTGGGCATCCTGTACGTGAACGAGTCGGGCACCGTGCTGCGGGTGGCCCACCTGACCTTCTGGGGCTGGCGACAGGACACCTACTGCCCTGTGGCCGACGTGGTCCCCATAACGGAAACCCAGGACCGGCCCCAGGAGCTGTTCGTGCGTATCCAGCAGTACAGCGGGAAACACACCTTCTACCTCACCCTGCGCTACGGCCGCGTGCTCGACAGGGAGCGCTTCATGCGGGTGTTTGGGACATTGGATGCACTCAAGTGA
- the CARHSP1 gene encoding calcium-regulated heat-stable protein 1 isoform X1, with translation MRWGLPRLAVLLAAAAARQRSAMSSEPPPPAQPPTHQASVGLLDTQQARDRSPSPLRGHVVPSPLPTRRTRTFSATVRASQGPVYKGVCKCFCRSKGHGFITPADGGPDIFLHISDVEGEYVPVEGDEVTYKMCSIPPKNEKLQAVEVVITHLAPGTKHETWSGHVVSS, from the exons ATGAGGTGGGGGCTCCCCAGACTTGCGGTCCTCCTGGCCGCGGCTGCAGCGAGACAAAG GTCAGCCATGTCATCCGAGCCGCCTCCACCAGCACAGCCCCCCACCCACCAGGCTTCGGTCGGGCTGCTGGACACCCAACAGGCCCGAGATCGCTCCCCGTCCCCTCTTCGGGGCCATGTGGTCCCCAGTCCGCTGCCCACTCGCCGGACGAGGACCTTCTCCGC GACGGTGCGGGCTTCACAGGGCCCTGTCTACAAAGGAGTCTGTAAATGCTTCTGTCGATCCAAGGGCCACGGCTTCATCACCCCTGCTGACGGCGGCCCGGACATCTTCCTGCACATCTCAGA CGTGGAAGGCGAGTACGTGCCGGTGGAAGGCGACGAGGTCACCTATAAGATGTGCTCCATCCCGCCCAAGAACGAGAAGCTGCAGGCCGTGGAGGTGGTCATCACCCACCTGGCGCCGGGCACCAAGCACGAGACCTGGTCGGGCCACGTCGTCAGCTCCTAG